Proteins from a single region of Streptomyces sp. HUAS 15-9:
- a CDS encoding DUF4184 family protein: MPFTLSHAAAVLPAVRGDGSGRGRLVPAVLVAGSFAPDMTYYAASVLSGAMEFGDVTHSFAGVFSVDVLIAWALVGLWLLVREPLVALAPRARQGRVAALLRCGAPRARVRPASVAWWYASAALGALTHVVWDAFTHLDRWGMRLFPVLGRELAGSPLYWYLQYGGSALAAVVIAAFLTYAVRRAPSGEPVGVPLLSVRDRCWAGVVIGGCAVAGAAQRVAGWWEYRGGGSAKPWDVVPTVCFGAGAGLVLGLLVYAAGVRVWRPVPVAAVPGGERAEPSRPVAR; this comes from the coding sequence CACTCTCAGCCATGCGGCCGCGGTCCTGCCCGCGGTGCGCGGGGACGGATCAGGCCGGGGGCGGCTCGTGCCCGCGGTGCTCGTCGCGGGCTCCTTTGCTCCCGACATGACCTATTACGCGGCCAGTGTCCTGTCGGGCGCGATGGAGTTCGGGGACGTCACGCACTCGTTCGCCGGTGTCTTCAGCGTCGACGTGCTCATCGCCTGGGCGCTGGTGGGGCTGTGGCTGCTGGTGCGGGAGCCGCTGGTGGCGCTGGCGCCACGGGCCCGGCAGGGGCGGGTGGCGGCGCTGCTGCGCTGCGGGGCGCCACGCGCGCGCGTGCGGCCCGCTTCGGTGGCGTGGTGGTACGCCTCCGCGGCGCTCGGCGCGCTGACGCACGTCGTGTGGGACGCGTTCACGCATCTCGACCGGTGGGGGATGCGGCTGTTCCCGGTCCTCGGCCGGGAGTTGGCGGGCTCACCGCTGTACTGGTACCTGCAGTACGGCGGCTCGGCGTTGGCCGCGGTCGTGATCGCGGCGTTCCTGACGTATGCGGTACGGCGGGCGCCCTCGGGTGAGCCGGTGGGGGTGCCGCTGTTGTCGGTACGGGACCGGTGCTGGGCCGGGGTCGTGATCGGCGGCTGCGCCGTGGCCGGGGCGGCGCAGCGTGTGGCGGGATGGTGGGAGTACCGCGGCGGGGGCTCGGCCAAGCCCTGGGACGTGGTGCCGACGGTGTGCTTCGGGGCGGGCGCCGGGCTGGTGCTGGGGCTGCTGGTGTACGCCGCCGGGGTCAGGGTGTGGCGTCCGGTCCCGGTTGCCGCCGTTCCCGGCGGGGAGCGTGCCGAGCCGAGCCGTCCGGTCGCTCGGTGA
- a CDS encoding hotdog fold thioesterase — protein MGEQQQVKFPQEVIDEYAALGVDLPALFSAGHLGTRMGVQIVEASAERVVATMPVEGNTQPYGLLHGGASAVLAETLGSVGAMLHGGSSKIAVGVDLNCTHHRGVRSGLVTGVATPVHRGRSTTTYEIVISDEQERRVCTARLTCLLRDVKAGDEAHAQTPQG, from the coding sequence ATGGGTGAGCAGCAGCAGGTGAAGTTCCCGCAGGAGGTCATCGACGAGTACGCCGCGCTCGGGGTCGACCTGCCGGCGCTGTTCTCCGCGGGGCACCTCGGGACGCGGATGGGCGTGCAGATCGTCGAGGCGTCGGCGGAGCGGGTCGTCGCCACCATGCCGGTGGAGGGGAACACCCAGCCGTACGGGCTGCTGCACGGCGGCGCGTCCGCCGTACTGGCGGAGACCCTGGGCTCGGTGGGCGCGATGCTGCACGGCGGCAGCTCCAAGATCGCGGTCGGTGTGGACCTCAACTGCACGCATCACCGCGGGGTGCGCTCCGGGCTGGTCACCGGGGTCGCCACGCCCGTGCACCGGGGGCGGTCGACGACGACGTACGAGATCGTGATCAGCGACGAGCAGGAGCGCCGGGTGTGCACCGCCCGGCTGACCTGTCTGCTGCGGGACGTGAAGGCGGGCGACGAGGCCCACGCCCAGACCCCCCAGGGCTGA
- a CDS encoding FdhF/YdeP family oxidoreductase: MATKPPQGDPVQDAPRVAEPQHAAAGLPAIGHTLRMAQQQMGVKRTMLTLLSVNQKNGFDCPGCAWPEPDHRHRAEFCENGAKAVAEEATLRRVTPEFFAAHTVADLATRSGYWLGQQGRLTHPMYLPEGGERYEPVSWERAFDIVAEEIAGLASPDEAVFYTSGRTSNEAAFLYQLFARELGTNNLPDCSNMCHESSGSALNETIGIGKGSVLLDDLYKADLIVVAGQNPGTNHPRMLAALEKAKANGAKIISVNPLPEAGLERFKNPQTPQGMIKGAALTDLFLQIRIGGDQALFRLLNKLILETDGAVDEDFVREHTHGYEEFAEAARAADWDETLAATGLTRAEIDEALRMVLASRRTIVCWAMGLTQHKHSVPTIREVVNFLLLRGNIGRPGAGVCPVRGHSNVQGDRTMGIFERPAPAFLDALEKEFGFAPPREHGFDVVRAIRALRDGEAKMFFAMGGNFVSASPDTEVTEAAMRRARLTVHVSTKLNRSHVVTGARALILPTLGRTERDVQGSGEQFVTVEDSMGMVHASRGRLEPAGPRLLSEPAIVCRLARRVLGEASVVPWEEFEKDYAAIRDRIARVVPGFQDFNARVARPGGFALPHAPRDERRFPTATGKANFTAAAVEFPRLPEGRLLLQTLRSHDQYNTTIYGLDDRYRGIRNGRRVVLVNPEDARELEVADGSYVDLVSEWQDGVERRAPGFRVVHYPTARGCAAAYYPETNVLVPLDATADTSNTPASKSVVVRLEQSATD, from the coding sequence ATGGCGACGAAGCCACCCCAGGGTGACCCGGTTCAGGACGCGCCGCGGGTCGCCGAGCCGCAGCACGCGGCGGCCGGCCTCCCGGCGATCGGGCACACGCTGCGCATGGCCCAGCAGCAGATGGGCGTGAAGCGCACCATGCTGACGCTGCTGAGCGTCAACCAGAAGAACGGCTTCGACTGTCCGGGCTGCGCCTGGCCGGAGCCCGACCACCGGCACCGGGCGGAGTTCTGCGAGAACGGCGCGAAGGCGGTGGCCGAGGAGGCCACGCTGCGCCGGGTCACCCCGGAGTTCTTCGCCGCGCACACCGTGGCGGATCTGGCGACCCGCAGCGGCTACTGGCTGGGCCAGCAAGGCCGCCTCACCCACCCCATGTATCTCCCCGAAGGGGGCGAACGCTACGAGCCGGTCTCCTGGGAGCGCGCCTTCGACATCGTCGCCGAGGAGATCGCCGGCCTCGCCTCGCCCGACGAGGCCGTCTTCTACACCTCGGGGCGTACGAGCAACGAGGCCGCCTTCCTCTATCAGCTGTTCGCGCGCGAGCTGGGCACGAACAACCTGCCGGACTGCTCGAACATGTGCCACGAGTCGTCCGGCTCGGCGCTGAACGAGACGATCGGCATCGGCAAGGGCAGCGTCCTGCTGGACGACCTCTACAAGGCGGACCTGATCGTCGTCGCGGGGCAGAACCCCGGCACCAACCACCCGCGCATGCTCGCCGCCCTGGAGAAGGCCAAGGCCAACGGCGCGAAGATCATCAGCGTCAACCCGCTGCCCGAGGCGGGCCTGGAGCGCTTCAAGAACCCGCAGACCCCGCAGGGCATGATCAAGGGCGCCGCGCTGACCGATCTCTTCCTGCAGATTCGCATCGGCGGCGACCAGGCCCTCTTCCGCCTCCTCAACAAGCTGATCCTGGAGACGGACGGCGCGGTCGACGAGGACTTCGTGCGCGAACACACGCACGGATACGAGGAGTTCGCCGAGGCCGCCCGCGCCGCCGACTGGGACGAGACGCTCGCGGCGACCGGACTCACACGCGCGGAGATCGACGAGGCGCTGCGGATGGTGCTCGCCTCGCGGCGCACCATCGTCTGCTGGGCCATGGGCCTGACCCAGCACAAGCACTCGGTGCCGACCATCCGCGAGGTCGTCAACTTCCTTCTGCTGCGCGGCAACATCGGCCGCCCGGGCGCGGGCGTGTGCCCGGTGCGCGGCCACTCGAACGTGCAGGGCGACCGCACCATGGGCATCTTCGAGCGGCCCGCCCCGGCCTTCCTGGACGCCCTGGAGAAGGAGTTCGGCTTCGCGCCGCCGCGCGAGCACGGCTTCGACGTCGTACGGGCCATCCGCGCGCTGCGCGACGGCGAGGCGAAGATGTTCTTCGCGATGGGCGGCAACTTCGTCTCCGCGTCCCCCGACACGGAGGTCACCGAGGCGGCCATGCGGCGCGCGCGGCTGACCGTGCACGTGTCGACCAAGCTGAACCGCTCGCACGTGGTCACGGGCGCGCGTGCGCTGATCCTGCCCACCCTCGGCCGCACCGAGCGGGACGTGCAGGGCTCCGGCGAGCAGTTCGTGACCGTCGAGGACTCCATGGGCATGGTGCACGCCTCGCGCGGCCGCCTGGAGCCGGCCGGTCCCCGGCTGCTGTCCGAGCCGGCCATCGTCTGCCGCCTCGCGCGCCGGGTGCTCGGCGAGGCCAGCGTGGTGCCGTGGGAGGAGTTCGAGAAGGACTACGCGGCGATCCGTGACCGCATCGCGCGGGTGGTCCCCGGCTTCCAGGACTTCAACGCGCGCGTCGCTCGCCCCGGCGGCTTCGCGCTGCCGCACGCCCCGCGCGACGAGCGGCGTTTCCCGACGGCCACCGGCAAGGCGAACTTCACGGCGGCGGCGGTCGAGTTCCCCAGGCTGCCCGAGGGCCGGCTGCTGCTCCAGACGCTGCGCTCGCACGACCAGTACAACACCACGATCTACGGTCTCGACGACCGCTACCGGGGCATCCGCAACGGCCGCCGGGTGGTGCTGGTGAACCCCGAGGACGCGCGGGAGCTCGAGGTCGCGGACGGGTCGTACGTGGACCTGGTGAGCGAGTGGCAGGACGGCGTGGAGCGGCGGGCGCCCGGCTTCCGGGTCGTGCACTACCCGACGGCACGCGGATGTGCGGCGGCGTACTACCCGGAGACCAATGTGCTGGTGCCGCTGGACGCCACCGCGGACACCAGCAACACCCCGGCCAGCAAGTCCGTGGTGGTGCGTCTGGAACAATCGGCGACCGACTGA
- a CDS encoding branched-chain amino acid ABC transporter permease, whose protein sequence is MNTLPQQLANGLFLGSMYGLIAIGYTMVYGIVQLINFAHGEIFMTGGFGALTVYLVLPDGTSMWIALPAMLLGGALVSVLIAVGAERFAYRPLRGAPRLAPLITAIGLSLALQQAVFNWYNVDGDAKSARVFPQLPFGPLHIGSVTVQSGDVFLIIAAPLCMAVLAFFVRLSRTGRAMQATAQDPDTAQLMGIDTNRIIVIAFAIGGFFAAVAGLSYGLKYGSVSYDMGFIAGLKAFTAAVLGGIGNIYGAMLGGIVLGIAEAMATAYIADIPGMQQLGGGGWAAVWAFVLLILVLLFRPQGLLGERVADRA, encoded by the coding sequence GTGAACACCCTGCCGCAGCAGCTGGCCAACGGGCTGTTCCTCGGCTCGATGTACGGGCTGATCGCCATCGGTTACACGATGGTGTACGGCATCGTCCAGCTCATCAACTTCGCCCACGGCGAGATCTTCATGACCGGAGGCTTCGGAGCCCTCACGGTCTACCTAGTCCTGCCGGACGGCACATCCATGTGGATTGCCCTGCCGGCGATGCTCCTCGGCGGCGCGCTGGTCTCCGTGCTCATCGCCGTCGGCGCCGAGCGCTTCGCCTACCGTCCGCTGCGCGGCGCGCCACGCCTCGCCCCGCTGATCACCGCGATCGGTCTGTCGCTCGCCCTGCAGCAGGCGGTCTTCAACTGGTACAACGTCGACGGCGACGCCAAGTCCGCCCGCGTCTTCCCCCAGTTGCCCTTCGGGCCGCTGCACATCGGCTCCGTCACCGTGCAGAGCGGTGACGTCTTCCTGATCATCGCCGCCCCGCTGTGCATGGCCGTCCTGGCCTTCTTCGTCCGGCTCTCCCGCACCGGCCGCGCCATGCAGGCCACCGCCCAGGACCCGGACACCGCCCAGCTGATGGGGATCGACACCAACCGGATCATCGTCATCGCCTTCGCCATCGGCGGCTTCTTCGCGGCCGTCGCCGGTCTGTCGTACGGGCTCAAGTACGGTTCCGTCTCCTACGACATGGGCTTCATCGCCGGTCTGAAGGCGTTCACCGCGGCCGTCCTCGGCGGCATCGGCAACATCTACGGCGCCATGCTCGGCGGTATCGTCCTCGGCATCGCCGAGGCCATGGCCACCGCCTACATCGCCGACATACCCGGCATGCAGCAGCTCGGTGGCGGCGGCTGGGCGGCCGTGTGGGCCTTCGTCCTCCTCATCCTCGTACTCCTCTTCAGGCCACAAGGCCTGCTCGGCGAACGCGTCGCGGACAGGGCGTGA
- a CDS encoding branched-chain amino acid ABC transporter substrate-binding protein codes for MRERTCPRKGSIVRQRSLVILTSVLTTGALALTACGSRGGDSKGGDSGNVTVTIGVDAPLTGANSATGLGIQYGAQIAVDDANKNKTVPGVTFKIKALDDKAIPATGQQNATQLVSDKSVLGVVGPLNSGVATQMQQVFATANMVQISPSNTAPELTQGKNWQTDKSRPFKTYFRTATTDALQGAYAADYAYNGIHKKKAFVVDDKQTYGAGLAKIFKEQFAKQGGKVVGTDHVNTGDRDFSTLATKIKNSGADLLYYGGQYDESEVLTKQLKDAGAKIPLFGGDGMFTPTYIKTAGKSAEGDLVTSIGVPVDTLPAAKTFVNTYKAKKYPGDYGTYGSYAYDATTAIIKAVAQVVKDGKVPDDARTQIVDAVQKTSFDGISGKIAFDEFGDTTNKQLTVYQVTKGEWKSVKSGVANPK; via the coding sequence ATGAGGGAGCGGACATGCCCGCGGAAAGGATCGATTGTGCGACAGCGTTCTCTGGTGATTCTTACCTCCGTGCTGACCACCGGAGCTCTGGCCCTCACCGCTTGTGGCTCCCGTGGCGGGGACAGCAAGGGCGGCGACAGCGGCAACGTGACGGTCACGATCGGCGTCGACGCCCCCCTGACCGGCGCGAACTCCGCGACCGGCCTGGGCATCCAGTACGGCGCGCAGATCGCCGTCGACGACGCCAACAAGAACAAGACCGTCCCCGGCGTCACCTTCAAGATCAAGGCGCTGGACGACAAGGCGATCCCGGCCACCGGCCAGCAGAACGCCACCCAGCTCGTCTCGGACAAGAGCGTGCTCGGCGTCGTCGGCCCGCTCAACTCCGGTGTGGCCACGCAGATGCAGCAGGTCTTCGCCACGGCCAACATGGTGCAGATCTCCCCGTCCAACACCGCCCCTGAGCTGACCCAGGGCAAGAACTGGCAGACCGACAAGTCCCGCCCGTTCAAGACGTACTTCCGCACCGCGACCACCGACGCCCTGCAGGGTGCCTACGCGGCGGACTACGCCTACAACGGCATCCACAAGAAGAAGGCCTTCGTCGTCGACGACAAGCAGACCTACGGCGCCGGTCTGGCCAAGATCTTCAAGGAGCAGTTCGCCAAGCAGGGCGGCAAGGTCGTCGGCACCGACCACGTCAACACCGGGGACCGTGACTTCTCCACCCTGGCCACCAAGATCAAGAACTCGGGTGCCGACCTGCTCTACTACGGCGGCCAGTACGACGAGTCCGAGGTGCTGACCAAGCAGCTCAAGGACGCGGGCGCCAAGATCCCGCTGTTCGGCGGCGACGGCATGTTCACCCCGACCTACATCAAGACCGCCGGCAAGTCGGCCGAGGGCGACCTGGTGACGTCGATCGGTGTCCCGGTCGACACCCTGCCCGCGGCCAAGACGTTCGTGAACACCTACAAGGCCAAGAAGTACCCCGGTGACTACGGCACCTACGGCTCCTACGCCTACGACGCCACCACCGCGATCATCAAGGCCGTCGCCCAGGTCGTGAAGGACGGCAAGGTTCCGGACGACGCCCGCACCCAGATCGTCGACGCCGTCCAGAAGACCTCCTTCGACGGCATCTCCGGCAAGATCGCCTTCGACGAGTTCGGTGACACCACCAACAAGCAGCTGACCGTCTACCAGGTCACCAAGGGCGAGTGGAAGTCCGTCAAGAGCGGCGTCGCCAACCCGAAGTAA
- a CDS encoding branched-chain amino acid ABC transporter permease: MTDITTKAATATAGRGPVPLPAALARLLIVVGAVGTIASTFLSWTWTSEFPGDLTVYGYPAGLQILALVGGALTLLFGLTLWDVKGLRWLNPANATSPVLLTAMSAFAVCWFTGIAIAVDLGGLVNLDPGAFVAMAASALSVLGALALPHPAPGTGFRGYLSKPQQPRAGRLSPLAERGITTAGIAIALVTFTYGIGIDNDASETFIGFLLLLVFAAWGLIHTGLVDRFATISNQHKGFASTLAFAAAVIFPFTQSDDHNANVGVNILIFATVALGLNIVVGLTGLLDLGYVAFLGVGAYAAALVSGSEYSRFAGVHFPFWAAALTGMAASLVFGVLIGAPTLRLRGDYLAIVTLGFGEIFRITVNNLDGDSGPNITRGPNGITQIPDLNILGFNLGEAHDIGGFTLGRFANYLFLMLIVTAIVVLVFTRAADSRIGRSWIAIREDETAATAMGINGFRVKLIAFALGASLAGLAGTVMAHVNFSVNPQPYQFAGAAPPNSAFLLAAVVLGGMGTVSGPLLGASVLYLVPEKLQFLQNYELFAFGIALVLLMRFRPEGIIANRRRQLEFHEADQVDLPAQKAPADDPAVTKAGA; the protein is encoded by the coding sequence ATGACCGACATCACCACCAAGGCCGCGACGGCCACGGCCGGACGCGGGCCCGTCCCGCTGCCCGCCGCCCTCGCCCGGCTGCTCATCGTCGTCGGTGCCGTGGGCACCATCGCCAGCACCTTCCTCAGCTGGACCTGGACGTCCGAGTTCCCCGGTGACCTGACCGTCTACGGCTACCCGGCGGGCCTGCAGATCCTCGCCCTCGTGGGCGGCGCCCTCACCCTGCTGTTCGGGCTCACCCTGTGGGACGTGAAGGGGCTGCGCTGGCTGAACCCGGCCAACGCCACCTCCCCCGTCCTGCTGACGGCCATGTCGGCGTTCGCGGTCTGCTGGTTCACCGGCATCGCCATCGCCGTCGACCTCGGCGGCCTGGTCAACCTCGACCCCGGCGCCTTCGTGGCGATGGCGGCCTCCGCGCTGTCCGTCCTCGGCGCCCTCGCTCTGCCCCACCCGGCTCCGGGCACCGGCTTCCGCGGCTACCTCAGCAAGCCGCAGCAGCCCCGCGCCGGCCGGCTGTCCCCGCTCGCCGAGCGCGGCATCACCACGGCGGGCATCGCGATCGCCCTGGTGACCTTCACGTACGGCATCGGCATCGACAACGACGCGAGCGAGACCTTCATCGGCTTCCTGCTGCTCCTCGTCTTCGCCGCCTGGGGTCTGATCCACACCGGTCTCGTCGACCGCTTCGCGACGATCTCGAACCAGCACAAGGGGTTCGCCTCGACGCTCGCCTTCGCCGCCGCCGTGATCTTCCCCTTCACCCAGAGCGACGACCACAACGCCAACGTCGGTGTGAACATCCTGATCTTCGCCACCGTCGCGCTCGGCCTGAACATCGTCGTCGGCCTCACCGGTCTGCTCGACCTCGGTTACGTCGCCTTCCTCGGCGTCGGCGCCTACGCGGCCGCCCTGGTCTCCGGCTCGGAGTACTCCCGGTTCGCCGGTGTGCACTTCCCGTTCTGGGCCGCCGCCCTCACCGGCATGGCCGCCTCGCTGGTCTTCGGTGTGCTGATCGGCGCTCCGACCCTGCGGCTGCGCGGCGACTACCTGGCCATCGTCACGCTCGGCTTCGGTGAGATCTTCCGTATCACCGTCAACAACCTCGACGGCGACTCCGGACCGAACATCACCCGCGGCCCCAACGGCATCACCCAGATCCCGGACCTGAACATCCTCGGGTTCAACCTGGGCGAGGCGCACGACATCGGCGGGTTCACCCTGGGCCGGTTCGCCAACTACCTGTTCCTGATGCTCATCGTCACGGCGATCGTCGTGCTCGTCTTCACCCGCGCCGCCGACTCCCGCATCGGCCGCTCCTGGATCGCCATCCGCGAGGACGAGACCGCCGCCACCGCCATGGGCATCAACGGCTTCCGCGTCAAGCTGATCGCCTTCGCCCTCGGCGCCTCCCTCGCGGGTCTCGCCGGCACCGTGATGGCACACGTCAACTTCAGCGTGAACCCGCAGCCGTACCAGTTCGCCGGCGCCGCCCCGCCCAACTCGGCCTTCCTGCTGGCCGCCGTCGTCCTCGGCGGTATGGGCACCGTCAGCGGCCCGCTGCTCGGCGCGAGCGTGCTCTACCTGGTCCCGGAGAAGCTCCAGTTCCTGCAGAACTACGAGCTGTTCGCCTTCGGTATCGCGCTGGTCCTGCTGATGCGCTTCCGGCCGGAGGGCATCATCGCCAACCGCCGCCGCCAGCTGGAGTTCCATGAGGCCGACCAGGTCGACCTGCCGGCGCAGAAGGCGCCGGCCGACGATCCGGCCGTCACCAAGGCAGGGGCGTAA
- the polA gene encoding DNA polymerase I codes for MAETASKKTDSTPGGDRPRLMLMDGHSLAYRAFFALPAENFTTATGQPTNAIYGFASMLANTLRDEAPTHFAVAFDVSRKTWRSEEFTEYKANRSKTPDEFKGQVELIGELLDAMHAERFAVEGYEADDVIATLATQAEAEGFEVLIVTGDRDSFQLVTEHTTVLYPTKGVSELTRFTPEKVFEKYGLTPAQYPDFAALRGDPSDNLPGIPGVGEKTAAKWINQFGSFAELVERVEEVKGKAGQNLRDHLEAVKLNRRLTELERAVELPKAVTDLGRAPYDRKTVAMVLDTLEIRNPSLRERLFAVDPGAEEAETTPVATEGVELDGTVLGTGELAPWLAGHAMQSLGVATVDAWALGTGSVTEIALAAADGAAAWFDPSELDEADENAFAGWLADAAKPKVFHNAKGAMRVLAEHGWSVAGVTMDTALAAYLVKPGRRSFDLDALSLEYLHRELAPAAAADGQLAFGVDDGAEAEALMIQARAILDLGEAFEGKLQEVGAADLLRDMELPTSALLARMERHGIAADRAHLEAMEQTFAGAVQQAVKEAHAAAGHEFNLGSPKQLQEVLFGELALPRTKKTKTGYTTDADALAWLAGQTDNELPVIMLRHREQAKLRVTVEGLIKTVAADGRIHTTFNQTVAATGRLSSTDPNLQNIPVRTDEGRAIRRGFVVGEGFESLMTADYSQIELRVMAHLSEDEGLIEAFTSGEDLHNTVASQVFSVERSAVDAEMRRKIKAMSYGLAYGLSAFGLSQQLNIEAGEARALMDTYFERFGGVRDYLRRAVDEARATGYTATLFGRRRYLPDLNSDNRQRREAAERMALNAPIQGTAADIVKIAMLHVDRALREADLKSRMLLQVHDEIVLEIAPGERAATEKIVRREMAAAVHLRAPLDVSVGVGPDWESAAH; via the coding sequence GTGGCAGAGACAGCATCGAAGAAGACCGACAGCACCCCCGGTGGCGACCGCCCGCGGCTGATGCTCATGGACGGGCACTCCCTGGCCTACCGCGCGTTCTTCGCGCTGCCCGCGGAGAACTTCACGACCGCGACGGGCCAGCCGACGAACGCGATCTACGGCTTCGCGTCGATGCTGGCCAACACGCTGCGCGACGAGGCGCCCACGCACTTCGCGGTGGCCTTCGACGTCTCCCGCAAGACGTGGCGCTCGGAGGAGTTCACCGAGTACAAGGCCAACCGCTCCAAGACCCCGGACGAGTTCAAGGGCCAGGTCGAGCTGATCGGGGAGCTCCTGGACGCGATGCACGCCGAGCGCTTCGCCGTCGAGGGGTACGAGGCGGACGACGTCATCGCCACGCTCGCCACCCAGGCCGAGGCCGAGGGCTTCGAGGTGCTGATCGTCACCGGCGACCGCGACTCCTTCCAGCTGGTCACCGAGCACACGACGGTGCTGTACCCGACGAAGGGCGTCTCGGAGCTCACCCGGTTCACCCCGGAGAAGGTTTTCGAGAAGTACGGCTTGACGCCCGCCCAGTACCCCGACTTCGCGGCGCTGCGCGGCGACCCGTCCGACAACCTCCCGGGTATTCCCGGCGTCGGCGAGAAGACCGCCGCGAAGTGGATCAACCAGTTCGGCTCCTTCGCCGAACTGGTGGAGCGCGTCGAGGAGGTCAAGGGCAAGGCCGGGCAGAACCTCCGCGACCACCTGGAGGCGGTCAAGCTCAACCGCCGGCTCACCGAGCTGGAGCGCGCGGTGGAGCTGCCCAAGGCGGTCACCGACCTGGGGCGGGCCCCGTACGACCGCAAGACGGTCGCGATGGTCCTGGACACCCTGGAGATCAGGAACCCCTCCCTGCGCGAGCGCCTCTTCGCCGTCGACCCCGGCGCCGAGGAGGCCGAGACCACCCCTGTCGCCACCGAGGGCGTCGAACTGGACGGCACCGTGCTCGGCACCGGCGAGCTGGCCCCGTGGCTCGCCGGGCACGCCATGCAGAGCCTCGGCGTCGCCACGGTCGACGCCTGGGCGCTGGGCACCGGCTCGGTCACCGAGATCGCGCTCGCCGCGGCCGACGGCGCGGCCGCCTGGTTCGACCCGTCCGAGCTGGACGAGGCCGACGAGAACGCGTTCGCCGGGTGGCTGGCCGACGCGGCGAAGCCCAAGGTCTTCCACAACGCCAAGGGCGCCATGCGGGTCCTCGCCGAGCACGGCTGGAGCGTCGCGGGCGTCACCATGGACACCGCGCTCGCCGCCTACCTGGTCAAGCCGGGCCGTCGCTCCTTCGACCTGGACGCGCTGTCCCTGGAGTACCTGCACCGCGAGCTGGCCCCCGCCGCCGCGGCCGACGGCCAGCTGGCGTTCGGCGTGGACGACGGCGCCGAGGCCGAGGCCCTGATGATCCAGGCCCGCGCGATCCTCGACCTGGGCGAGGCCTTCGAGGGCAAGCTCCAGGAGGTCGGCGCGGCGGACCTGCTGCGCGACATGGAGCTGCCCACCTCCGCCCTGCTCGCCCGGATGGAGCGGCACGGCATCGCGGCCGACCGGGCTCACCTGGAGGCCATGGAGCAGACCTTCGCGGGCGCGGTGCAGCAGGCCGTGAAGGAGGCGCACGCCGCGGCCGGGCACGAGTTCAACCTGGGGTCGCCCAAGCAGCTCCAGGAGGTCCTCTTCGGCGAGCTGGCCCTGCCCAGGACCAAGAAGACGAAGACCGGCTACACCACCGACGCCGATGCCCTGGCCTGGCTCGCCGGCCAGACCGACAACGAACTGCCGGTCATCATGCTCCGCCACCGCGAGCAGGCGAAGCTGCGCGTCACGGTCGAGGGCCTGATCAAGACCGTCGCCGCCGACGGCCGTATCCACACCACCTTCAACCAGACGGTGGCGGCGACCGGCCGGCTGTCCTCCACCGACCCCAACCTGCAGAACATCCCGGTCCGCACCGACGAGGGCCGGGCGATCCGGCGCGGCTTCGTGGTCGGCGAGGGCTTCGAGTCCCTCATGACCGCGGACTACAGCCAGATCGAACTGCGGGTGATGGCCCATCTCTCCGAGGACGAGGGCCTGATCGAGGCGTTCACCTCAGGGGAGGACCTGCACAACACGGTCGCCTCCCAGGTCTTCTCGGTCGAACGCTCCGCCGTCGACGCGGAGATGCGCCGCAAGATCAAGGCGATGTCCTACGGCCTGGCGTACGGTCTGTCGGCCTTCGGCCTGTCCCAGCAGCTGAACATCGAGGCGGGCGAGGCCCGCGCCCTGATGGACACGTACTTCGAGCGGTTCGGCGGTGTACGGGACTATCTGCGGCGGGCGGTCGACGAGGCCCGGGCGACCGGCTACACGGCGACGCTCTTCGGGCGCCGGCGCTACCTCCCCGACCTCAACAGCGACAACCGCCAGCGGCGCGAGGCGGCGGAGCGGATGGCCCTCAACGCGCCGATCCAGGGCACGGCGGCGGACATCGTCAAGATCGCCATGCTCCACGTCGACCGGGCCCTGCGCGAGGCGGACCTCAAGTCCCGCATGCTCCTCCAGGTCCACGACGAAATCGTCCTGGAGATCGCCCCCGGCGAACGCGCGGCCACGGAGAAGATCGTCCGCCGCGAAATGGCGGCCGCGGTCCACCTGAGAGCACCCCTGGACGTGTCGGTGGGCGTGGGCCCGGACTGGGAGTCCGCGGCGCACTAG